In the genome of Bradyrhizobium arachidis, one region contains:
- a CDS encoding LacI family DNA-binding transcriptional regulator yields MGRKRTKSGKIRLAEVAELAGVSPITASRFFRNPEALSIAKRTRVESAAKELGYVPNLAARALASQRTEVIGVLIPSLTNNVFSDVLRGIYDASEGSRYSIQLSNTRYSILQEEKLLRLFLAQKPAGLIVTGIDQTAESRAMLEAADCPIVQIMEIGPNPVDMMIGFSHYDAARAAIAHLFAQGHRKIGFVGARMDPRVQRRLDGYVSAMKDAGLFEQRLVVTTATPTSVTLGGALFTDLLAREPGLDAVFCANDDLALGVLFECRRREIAVPEQIAIVGFNDLEFMASAVPTLTSVRTNRYEMGRTAATMLIDAIDGRRPEQPVLDLGFKVIERQSSSARRSDNRPATSGGGAANKMVALPSSHD; encoded by the coding sequence ATGGGTCGAAAACGCACCAAGTCAGGCAAAATCCGGCTGGCCGAAGTCGCCGAGCTTGCCGGCGTCAGCCCGATCACCGCGTCCCGCTTCTTCCGTAATCCGGAGGCGCTGTCGATCGCCAAGCGGACGCGGGTCGAGAGCGCGGCCAAGGAGCTCGGCTACGTGCCGAACCTGGCGGCACGGGCGCTCGCCTCGCAGCGCACCGAAGTGATCGGCGTCCTGATCCCATCGCTCACCAACAACGTGTTCTCGGACGTGCTGCGCGGCATCTATGACGCCTCCGAGGGCAGCCGCTACTCGATCCAGTTGTCCAACACGCGCTACAGCATCCTCCAGGAGGAGAAGCTGCTGCGCCTGTTTCTGGCGCAGAAGCCGGCCGGGCTGATCGTGACCGGCATCGACCAGACTGCGGAATCGCGCGCGATGCTGGAGGCGGCCGACTGCCCGATCGTGCAGATCATGGAGATCGGGCCCAATCCGGTCGACATGATGATCGGCTTTTCGCACTACGATGCAGCCCGCGCGGCGATCGCGCACCTGTTCGCGCAAGGCCACCGCAAGATCGGCTTCGTCGGCGCGCGCATGGATCCCAGGGTGCAGCGGCGGCTGGACGGATATGTCTCGGCCATGAAGGATGCCGGCCTGTTCGAGCAGCGCCTCGTCGTCACCACGGCGACACCGACCTCGGTGACGCTCGGCGGCGCCCTGTTCACCGATCTCCTGGCGCGAGAGCCCGGCCTCGACGCGGTGTTCTGCGCCAATGACGACCTCGCACTCGGCGTGCTGTTCGAATGCCGGCGAAGGGAGATCGCGGTGCCCGAGCAGATCGCGATCGTCGGCTTCAACGACCTCGAATTCATGGCCTCCGCCGTCCCTACGCTCACCAGCGTGCGCACCAACCGCTACGAGATGGGCAGGACCGCCGCCACCATGCTGATCGACGCGATCGACGGGCGGCGGCCGGAGCAGCCGGTGCTCGATCTCGGCTTCAAGGTGATCGAGCGGCAAAGCTCGTCGGCGCGGCGTTCGGACAATCGGCCAGCCACATCTGGCGGGGGCGCGGCGAACAAAATGGTAGCGTTACCAAGCAGCCATGACTAG
- a CDS encoding ABC transporter ATP-binding protein, producing the protein MSSVQIRDVRKSFGNFEVLHGVTIPIEDGQFVVLVGPSGCGKSTLLRMLAGLENITSGTISIGDRVVNNVQPKERDIAMVFQNYALYPHMTVADNMGFSLKLRNASSDEINKRVKRAAEILALSPLLDRYPRQLSGGQRQRVAMGRAIVRDPQVFLFDEPLSNLDAKLRVAMRTEIKELHQRLKTTTVYVTHDQIEAMTMADKIVVMHDGIVEQMGTPLELYDKPDNQFVAGFIGSPAMNFLKGHVRVNGVATFEGPNGVKLPLKNAPAASDGRPAVYGVRPEHFTIADDGAEAEIIVVEPTGSETQVFAKVGGEQVVAVFRERHQFNPGDKVRLKPDPSLVHLFDDATGKRLNA; encoded by the coding sequence ATGTCGTCTGTGCAAATCCGCGACGTGCGGAAATCGTTCGGCAATTTTGAAGTCCTGCACGGCGTGACGATCCCGATCGAGGACGGACAGTTCGTTGTCCTGGTTGGCCCCTCCGGCTGCGGCAAGTCGACGCTGCTTCGCATGCTCGCCGGTCTCGAGAACATCACCTCCGGCACGATCTCGATCGGCGACCGCGTCGTCAACAATGTCCAGCCCAAGGAGCGGGACATTGCGATGGTGTTCCAGAACTACGCGCTCTATCCGCACATGACGGTCGCCGACAACATGGGCTTCTCGCTGAAGCTGCGGAACGCCAGCTCCGACGAGATCAACAAGCGCGTCAAGCGCGCCGCGGAGATCCTCGCGCTGTCGCCGCTGCTCGACCGCTATCCGCGCCAGCTCTCCGGCGGCCAGCGCCAGCGCGTCGCCATGGGCCGCGCCATCGTGCGCGACCCGCAAGTGTTCCTGTTCGACGAGCCGTTGTCGAACCTCGATGCCAAGCTGCGCGTCGCCATGCGCACCGAGATCAAGGAGCTGCACCAGCGGTTGAAGACGACCACCGTCTACGTCACCCACGACCAGATCGAGGCCATGACCATGGCCGACAAGATCGTCGTCATGCACGATGGCATCGTCGAGCAGATGGGCACGCCGCTCGAGCTCTACGACAAACCGGACAATCAGTTCGTCGCCGGCTTCATCGGCTCGCCCGCCATGAACTTCCTGAAGGGCCATGTGCGCGTCAACGGCGTTGCGACCTTCGAGGGGCCGAACGGCGTCAAGCTGCCGCTCAAGAACGCACCCGCTGCGTCCGATGGCCGTCCCGCGGTCTACGGCGTGCGGCCCGAGCACTTCACCATCGCCGATGACGGCGCCGAGGCCGAGATCATCGTCGTCGAGCCGACCGGCTCGGAGACGCAGGTGTTCGCCAAGGTCGGCGGCGAGCAGGTCGTCGCGGTGTTCCGCGAGCGCCACCAGTTCAACCCGGGCGACAAGGTCCGGCTGAAGCCAGATCCGTCGCTGGTTCATCTGTTCGACGACGCGACAGGCAAACGCCTCAACGCGTAG
- a CDS encoding ABC transporter substrate-binding protein — MQDFTRRTLLQGGTALAATGMLTGPALFDFAKAWAQSAPWKAEPGAKLTVMRWKRFVPAEDDAFNAMVAAFKTATGTEMNVFSESFEDVQPKASVAANTGSGLDLAWGLHTLPQLFPTKVLKMNDVADYLGKKYGGWTDAAAKTCKLGDDWLGIPVATNGGYMTYRKSALDKAGFKEFPKDFPGFLEMCKALKANNTPAGFALGHASGDGNSWLHWVLWGHGAYTVDQNDKIIINSPETAKALEYCKALYDSFIPGTPSWNDSSNNKAYLAGELYCTANGISIYVAAKTDASKKELAEDTYHALWPVGPVGKPTELQLALPILAFNFTKYPNAAKAFVAFMLEKENYEKWLDGAQGYLTQTLNAYESAPIWTADPKNYVFSQASKRTLPASGIGTVGEKAATAIADFIVVDMFANYCTGAKDTKGAMAEAERQLKRIYR, encoded by the coding sequence ATGCAAGACTTTACCCGCCGGACTCTGCTTCAAGGCGGAACGGCTCTGGCCGCGACCGGCATGCTGACCGGTCCGGCACTGTTCGACTTCGCCAAGGCCTGGGCGCAGAGCGCGCCCTGGAAGGCGGAGCCGGGCGCCAAGCTGACCGTGATGCGGTGGAAGCGCTTCGTGCCGGCGGAAGACGATGCGTTCAACGCGATGGTGGCGGCGTTCAAGACCGCGACCGGCACCGAGATGAACGTGTTCAGCGAGTCCTTCGAGGACGTGCAGCCGAAGGCTTCGGTTGCGGCCAATACCGGCTCGGGCCTCGATCTCGCCTGGGGTCTGCACACGCTGCCGCAGCTGTTCCCCACCAAAGTGCTGAAGATGAACGACGTCGCCGATTATCTCGGCAAGAAATATGGCGGCTGGACCGATGCGGCCGCCAAGACCTGCAAGCTCGGCGACGACTGGCTCGGCATTCCCGTCGCGACCAACGGCGGTTACATGACCTACCGCAAGTCGGCGCTCGACAAGGCCGGCTTCAAGGAATTCCCGAAGGACTTCCCGGGCTTCCTCGAGATGTGCAAGGCCCTCAAGGCCAACAACACGCCTGCCGGCTTCGCGCTCGGTCACGCCTCGGGCGACGGCAATTCCTGGCTGCACTGGGTGCTGTGGGGCCACGGGGCCTACACGGTCGACCAGAACGACAAGATCATCATCAATTCGCCGGAAACGGCGAAGGCGCTGGAATATTGCAAGGCGCTCTACGACAGCTTCATCCCGGGCACCCCGTCCTGGAACGACTCCTCCAACAATAAGGCGTACCTCGCCGGCGAGCTCTATTGCACGGCGAACGGCATCTCGATCTACGTGGCCGCCAAGACCGATGCGTCCAAGAAGGAGCTTGCCGAGGACACCTATCACGCGCTCTGGCCCGTCGGCCCGGTCGGCAAGCCCACCGAGCTGCAGCTTGCGCTGCCGATCCTCGCCTTCAACTTCACCAAATATCCGAACGCGGCGAAGGCCTTCGTTGCCTTCATGCTGGAGAAGGAGAACTACGAGAAGTGGCTGGACGGCGCACAGGGCTATCTCACGCAGACCCTGAACGCCTACGAGTCGGCGCCGATCTGGACCGCGGATCCGAAGAACTACGTGTTCTCGCAGGCCTCCAAGCGCACGCTGCCGGCGTCCGGCATCGGCACGGTCGGTGAGAAGGCGGCGACCGCGATCGCCGACTTCATCGTCGTCGACATGTTCGCCAACTACTGCACCGGCGCCAAGGATACCAAGGGTGCGATGGCGGAAGCCGAGCGCCAGCTGAAGCGCATCTATCGCTGA
- a CDS encoding carbohydrate ABC transporter permease, translating into MSEDSAWTQLKHNRNWLGFWFMVPAMAFLIFFLAYPLGLGIWLSFTDTRIGRVGHFIATENYEWLWDDSIFWLSVFNTLLYTFVASALKFAIGLYLALLLNENMPFKAMLRAMVLIPFIVPTVLSALAFWWIFDSQFSIISWSLKHLGLINQNINFLGDTTWARICVIFANIWRGVPFVAITLLAGLQTVSPSLYEAATLDGATRWQNFRYITYPLLTPIIAVVMTFSVLFTFTDFQLIWAMTRGGPVNATHLMATLSYQRAIIAGQLGEGAAISSAMIPFLLAAIMVSWFGLQRRKWQQGESND; encoded by the coding sequence ATGAGCGAGGACAGCGCCTGGACCCAGCTCAAACACAATCGCAACTGGCTCGGCTTCTGGTTCATGGTGCCGGCCATGGCGTTCCTGATCTTCTTCCTGGCCTATCCGCTGGGGCTCGGCATCTGGCTGTCCTTCACGGACACCCGCATCGGCAGGGTGGGGCACTTCATCGCGACGGAGAACTATGAGTGGCTGTGGGATGATTCCATCTTCTGGCTGTCGGTGTTCAACACGCTGCTCTACACCTTCGTCGCCAGCGCCCTCAAATTCGCGATCGGGCTTTATCTCGCGCTGCTGCTGAACGAGAACATGCCGTTCAAGGCGATGTTGCGCGCGATGGTCCTGATCCCCTTCATCGTGCCGACGGTGCTGTCGGCGCTCGCCTTCTGGTGGATCTTCGACTCGCAATTCTCGATCATCTCCTGGTCGCTGAAGCACCTCGGCTTGATCAACCAGAACATCAACTTCCTTGGTGACACGACCTGGGCGCGCATTTGCGTGATCTTCGCCAATATCTGGCGCGGCGTGCCCTTCGTGGCGATCACGCTGCTTGCAGGCCTGCAGACAGTGTCGCCGTCGCTCTATGAAGCAGCAACGCTCGACGGCGCCACGCGCTGGCAGAATTTCCGGTACATCACCTATCCGCTGCTGACGCCGATCATCGCTGTCGTGATGACCTTCTCGGTGTTGTTCACCTTCACCGACTTCCAGCTGATCTGGGCCATGACCCGCGGCGGCCCGGTCAACGCCACCCATCTGATGGCGACCCTGTCGTACCAGCGCGCGATCATCGCCGGGCAGCTGGGCGAGGGCGCCGCGATCTCCAGTGCGATGATCCCGTTCCTGCTTGCCGCGATCATGGTGTCCTGGTTCGGGTTGCAGCGCCGGAAATGGCAGCAGGGAGAGAGCAATGACTGA
- a CDS encoding carbohydrate ABC transporter permease: protein MTDLPTRSIDLKNVLSGSAPTADHSEGMSYLQSVPRRIVTLYLPLAIIVIVLLFPFYWMALTSVKPDDQLLDLDRYNPFWTWNPTFKHFHKLLFESYYPHWLWNTMYVAVCATVLSIIASVLAAYAIVRLRYKGANLVGGLIFLAYLVPPSILFIPLATVVFQYGLFDSPLALILTYPTILIPFSTWLLMGYFKTIPFELEECALIDGASRWQILIKIVLPLAIPGLISAFIFCFTLCWNEFIYALTFLQSTSNKTVPVAIVNEFVDGDIYRWGSLMAGALAGSLPLVILYAFFVEHYVSAMTGAVKE, encoded by the coding sequence ATGACTGACCTGCCTACCAGATCCATCGATCTCAAGAATGTGCTGTCGGGCTCGGCGCCTACGGCCGACCACAGCGAAGGCATGAGCTACCTGCAGTCGGTGCCCCGCCGGATCGTGACGCTCTATCTGCCGCTCGCGATCATCGTCATCGTCCTGCTGTTCCCGTTCTACTGGATGGCGCTGACGTCGGTGAAACCCGACGATCAACTGCTTGATCTCGACAGGTACAATCCGTTCTGGACCTGGAATCCGACGTTCAAGCACTTCCACAAGTTGCTGTTCGAGAGCTACTACCCGCACTGGCTCTGGAACACGATGTACGTTGCCGTCTGTGCGACGGTGCTTTCGATCATCGCATCTGTACTCGCGGCCTACGCCATTGTGCGCTTGCGCTACAAGGGTGCCAATCTCGTCGGCGGGCTGATCTTCCTCGCCTATCTGGTGCCGCCGTCGATCCTTTTCATTCCGCTCGCCACCGTCGTGTTCCAGTACGGCCTGTTCGATTCGCCGCTGGCGCTGATCCTGACCTATCCGACCATCCTGATCCCGTTCTCGACCTGGCTGTTGATGGGCTATTTCAAGACCATCCCGTTCGAGCTCGAGGAATGCGCGCTGATCGACGGGGCGAGCCGCTGGCAGATCCTGATCAAGATCGTGCTGCCGCTCGCGATCCCCGGCCTGATCTCGGCCTTCATCTTCTGCTTCACGCTGTGCTGGAACGAGTTCATCTACGCGTTGACCTTCCTGCAATCGACCAGCAACAAGACGGTGCCGGTCGCGATCGTCAACGAGTTCGTGGACGGCGACATCTATCGCTGGGGGTCGCTGATGGCGGGAGCGCTGGCCGGCTCGCTGCCGCTCGTCATCCTTTACGCCTTCTTCGTGGAGCATTATGTCTCGGCGATGACCGGCGCCGTGAAGGAATGA
- the denD gene encoding D-erythronate dehydrogenase → MHILVLGAAGMVGRKLCERLLRDGRLGKSDITKLTMHDVVEPKKPEKAGFPVETVSGDFAVPGAAEKLIAGRPDVIFHLAAIVSGEAELDFDKGYRINLDGTRMLLDAIRLVGGGYKPRVVFTSSIAVFGAPFPDAIGDEFFHTPLLSYGTQKAIGELLLADYSRRGFLDGIGIRLPTICIRPGLPNKAASGFFSNILREPLAGKEAILPVSEDVRHWHATPRSAVGFLLHAGTMDLAKVGPRRNLTMPGFSATVGEQIAALRRVAGDKVAARIKHELDPFIVGIVGGWPRNFEAKRARELGFTTEEKSFDDIIRIHIEDELGGNFVA, encoded by the coding sequence TTGCACATTCTGGTTCTGGGCGCCGCCGGCATGGTCGGCCGTAAATTGTGTGAACGGCTGCTGCGCGACGGCCGGCTCGGCAAGAGCGACATCACCAAATTGACCATGCATGACGTGGTCGAGCCGAAGAAGCCGGAGAAGGCCGGCTTCCCCGTCGAGACCGTCTCGGGCGATTTCGCCGTCCCCGGCGCGGCCGAGAAGCTGATCGCCGGCCGGCCGGACGTGATCTTCCATCTCGCCGCGATCGTCTCGGGCGAGGCCGAGCTCGATTTCGACAAGGGCTACCGCATCAATCTCGACGGCACGCGGATGCTGCTCGACGCCATTCGCTTGGTTGGCGGCGGCTACAAGCCGCGCGTGGTGTTCACGTCCTCGATCGCGGTGTTCGGCGCCCCGTTCCCGGACGCCATCGGTGACGAGTTCTTCCACACCCCGCTGCTCAGCTACGGCACCCAGAAGGCGATCGGAGAATTGCTCCTTGCCGACTATTCGCGCCGCGGTTTCCTCGACGGCATCGGCATCCGCCTGCCGACCATCTGCATCCGGCCCGGCCTGCCCAACAAGGCGGCATCGGGCTTCTTCTCCAACATCCTGCGCGAGCCGCTCGCCGGCAAGGAGGCGATCCTTCCGGTGTCCGAGGACGTCCGCCACTGGCACGCCACGCCGCGCTCCGCCGTCGGCTTCCTGCTTCATGCCGGCACCATGGATCTCGCCAAGGTCGGCCCGCGCCGCAACCTGACCATGCCCGGCTTCTCGGCCACGGTCGGCGAGCAGATCGCGGCGCTGAGGCGCGTCGCCGGCGACAAGGTCGCCGCGCGCATCAAGCACGAGCTTGATCCGTTCATCGTCGGTATCGTCGGCGGCTGGCCGCGCAACTTCGAGGCCAAGCGTGCGCGCGAGCTCGGTTTCACCACCGAGGAAAAGTCCTTCGACGACATCATCCGCATTCACATCGAAGACGAGCTCGGCGGCAATTTCGTCGCCTGA
- a CDS encoding sugar kinase, with amino-acid sequence MASVACIGECMVELRQAQGGQAGQGGGLYSRGLGGDTLNTAVYLARLEIKVDYLTALGDDALSDEMIAAWNAEGVGTRRVARLPGKLPGLYMIQTDAKGERQFFHWRDSAAARQLMNLPETDELLNSLMSYDIVYLSAITLSIYDAPGRERLFAAIKRARLLGTRFVFDTNFRARGWPDRDVAREVFATAFAAADIVLTSTEDLLALYPGESHEQLMARIPTPELVFRLAEPVSILRFPGGTHEVRAEPMTKPVVDTTAAGDSFAAAYIAARLAGAEPVEAAQAGHRLASLVICYPGAIIPGYAMPPKKRHRPATTRQATK; translated from the coding sequence ATGGCGAGCGTTGCTTGCATCGGTGAATGCATGGTCGAGCTCCGGCAGGCTCAAGGTGGGCAGGCCGGGCAGGGCGGCGGCCTGTACTCGCGCGGCCTCGGCGGCGATACCCTCAATACGGCGGTGTATCTGGCGCGGCTCGAGATCAAGGTCGACTATCTCACCGCGCTTGGCGACGACGCGCTCAGCGACGAGATGATCGCGGCCTGGAACGCGGAGGGCGTCGGCACCCGCCGCGTCGCGCGGCTGCCGGGCAAGCTGCCCGGCCTCTACATGATCCAGACGGATGCCAAGGGCGAGCGCCAGTTCTTCCACTGGCGTGACAGTGCGGCCGCGCGCCAGCTGATGAACCTGCCGGAGACCGACGAGCTGCTCAACTCGCTGATGAGCTACGATATCGTCTATCTCTCCGCGATCACGCTCTCGATCTACGACGCCCCTGGTCGCGAGCGCCTGTTTGCGGCGATCAAGCGCGCGCGCCTGCTCGGCACCCGCTTCGTGTTCGACACCAACTTCCGCGCACGCGGCTGGCCCGATCGCGACGTCGCGCGCGAGGTGTTTGCCACGGCGTTTGCGGCCGCCGACATCGTGCTGACCTCGACCGAGGATCTGCTCGCGCTCTATCCCGGCGAGAGCCACGAGCAGCTGATGGCGCGCATCCCGACGCCCGAGCTGGTGTTCCGCCTCGCCGAGCCGGTGAGCATCCTGCGTTTCCCCGGCGGAACCCACGAGGTCCGTGCCGAACCCATGACCAAGCCGGTCGTCGACACCACCGCCGCCGGCGACAGCTTCGCCGCGGCCTATATCGCCGCCCGGCTGGCCGGCGCCGAGCCGGTCGAGGCCGCCCAGGCCGGGCATCGCCTCGCCAGCCTCGTGATCTGCTATCCCGGCGCCATCATTCCGGGCTATGCCATGCCGCCGAAGAAGCGGCACCGGCCGGCGACCACGCGTCAAGCGACCAAGTGA
- the eda gene encoding bifunctional 4-hydroxy-2-oxoglutarate aldolase/2-dehydro-3-deoxy-phosphogluconate aldolase, which translates to MPTAAQQNHLVALFKAATVIPVLTIERIQDAVPLARALVAGGVRTLEVTLRTPVAIEAARAMMAEVPEAVVGIGTILNPADFTRVEKLGVAFGISPGLTPDLLAAAAHSSLPFAPGIATASELMLALSHGFDVAKFFPAEQAGGIKGLRALGGPFPNVRFCPTGGVGEANAATWLAEPNVVAVGGSWLCPTAEIRAGNWAGITAICQRTLQALKAA; encoded by the coding sequence ATGCCCACTGCTGCCCAACAGAACCACCTCGTCGCGCTGTTCAAGGCCGCGACCGTCATTCCCGTCCTCACCATCGAGCGGATCCAGGACGCCGTGCCGCTGGCGCGTGCGCTGGTGGCCGGCGGCGTCCGCACGCTGGAGGTGACGCTGCGTACCCCCGTTGCGATCGAGGCGGCGCGGGCGATGATGGCCGAGGTCCCCGAGGCGGTCGTCGGCATCGGCACGATCCTCAATCCAGCCGACTTCACCCGTGTCGAGAAGCTCGGCGTCGCCTTCGGCATCAGCCCGGGCCTGACCCCCGATCTCCTCGCGGCCGCCGCCCATAGCTCCTTGCCGTTCGCGCCGGGCATCGCCACCGCCTCCGAGCTGATGCTGGCGCTGTCGCACGGTTTCGACGTGGCAAAATTCTTCCCGGCCGAGCAGGCCGGCGGCATCAAGGGCCTGCGCGCCCTTGGCGGGCCGTTCCCGAACGTGCGGTTCTGCCCGACCGGCGGGGTCGGCGAGGCCAATGCGGCGACCTGGCTCGCCGAGCCCAATGTGGTCGCGGTCGGCGGTTCCTGGCTGTGTCCGACGGCCGAGATCAGGGCGGGGAACTGGGCCGGCATAACTGCCATCTGCCAGCGCACCCTCCAGGCCCTGAAAGCCGCGTGA
- a CDS encoding acetyl-CoA acetyltransferase — translation MTASIVGWAHTPFGKFDTETVESLVTRVANEALADAGISASDVDEIVLGHFNAGFSPQDFTASLVLQADPKLRFKPATRVENACATGSAAVHQGLRAIAAGAAKIVLVVGVEQMTRTPGPEIGKNLLKASYLPEDGDTVGGFAGVFGKIASSYFQKYGDQSDALALIAAKNHRNGVANPFAQMRKDFGFDFCRAESEKNPYVAGPLKRTDCSLVSDGAAALVLADAETAKGMAKSIGFRATAHAQDFLPMSKRDILQFEGCTIAWQRALEKAGVQLSDLSFVETHDCFTVAELIEYEAMGLTPKGQGARAIKEGWTLKDGKLPVNPSGGLKAKGHPIGATGVSMHVMTAMQLAGQAPEGMQLKNAKLGGIFNMGGAAVANYVSVLEPLK, via the coding sequence ATGACCGCCAGCATCGTCGGATGGGCGCATACGCCGTTCGGCAAGTTCGACACCGAAACCGTCGAAAGCCTCGTCACCCGCGTCGCCAATGAGGCGCTGGCCGATGCCGGCATTTCGGCCTCCGACGTCGACGAGATCGTGCTCGGCCATTTCAACGCCGGCTTCTCGCCGCAGGATTTTACCGCCTCGCTGGTGCTCCAGGCCGACCCGAAGCTGCGCTTCAAGCCCGCGACCCGCGTCGAGAACGCCTGCGCCACCGGCTCCGCCGCCGTGCACCAGGGCCTGCGCGCGATCGCCGCAGGGGCCGCCAAGATCGTACTGGTTGTCGGCGTCGAGCAGATGACCCGTACGCCGGGACCTGAGATCGGCAAGAACCTGCTCAAGGCGTCCTATCTGCCCGAGGACGGCGACACCGTCGGCGGCTTTGCCGGCGTGTTCGGCAAGATCGCCAGCTCCTATTTCCAGAAATACGGCGACCAGTCCGATGCGCTGGCGCTGATCGCGGCCAAGAACCACAGGAACGGCGTCGCCAATCCCTTCGCCCAGATGCGCAAGGACTTCGGCTTCGACTTCTGCCGCGCCGAGAGCGAGAAGAACCCGTATGTCGCCGGCCCCCTGAAGCGGACTGACTGCTCGCTGGTGTCCGACGGCGCCGCTGCGCTGGTTTTGGCCGATGCCGAGACCGCCAAGGGCATGGCTAAGTCGATCGGCTTCCGCGCCACCGCGCATGCCCAGGACTTCCTTCCGATGTCCAAGCGCGACATCCTCCAGTTCGAGGGCTGCACGATTGCCTGGCAGCGTGCATTGGAGAAGGCGGGCGTGCAGCTGTCCGATCTCTCCTTCGTCGAGACCCATGACTGCTTCACCGTCGCCGAGCTGATCGAGTACGAAGCGATGGGCCTGACACCGAAGGGGCAGGGCGCCCGCGCCATCAAGGAGGGCTGGACGCTCAAGGACGGCAAGCTGCCGGTCAACCCGTCCGGCGGCCTGAAGGCCAAGGGCCACCCGATCGGCGCCACCGGGGTCTCCATGCATGTGATGACCGCGATGCAGCTCGCCGGCCAGGCGCCCGAGGGCATGCAGCTCAAGAACGCCAAGCTCGGCGGCATCTTCAACATGGGTGGCGCGGCGGTCGCCAACTACGTCTCCGTGCTGGAGCCGCTGAAGTAA
- a CDS encoding CaiB/BaiF CoA transferase family protein has protein sequence MGPLKGIKVVDMTTVLMGPYATQMLGDYGADVIKVESLDGDVTRLIGPTRHAGMGPVFLNTNRSKRSICLDLKKPAGREAVLRLLKDADVLVYNVRPQAMARLQLGYDVVSKINPRLVYAGVFGFGQDGPYAAKPAYDDLIQGATALPALMAQTGDGVPRYVPNALVDRIVGLTAVGAICASLVHRDRTGRGQRVDIPMFETMAGFVMGDHMGGLTYEPPLDKGGYARHLSRDRRPYKTSDGYLSVIVYNDKQWENFFNATGRDDLRANPKFATFAGRAANIDVVYAELARIFETRTTAEWIDLLTKADVPVMPMHDLASILHDPHLEATGFFPVVTHPTEGPIRSMKVTASWSETEAEPVRLAPRLNEHGAEILREIGYSADEIAAMVRDGVTRSAPE, from the coding sequence ATGGGGCCGCTGAAGGGCATCAAGGTCGTCGACATGACCACCGTGCTGATGGGGCCCTATGCGACCCAGATGCTCGGCGACTACGGTGCCGACGTCATCAAGGTGGAATCGCTCGACGGCGACGTCACCCGCCTGATCGGCCCGACCCGCCATGCCGGGATGGGCCCGGTGTTCCTCAACACCAACCGCAGCAAGCGCTCGATCTGCCTCGATCTGAAGAAGCCCGCGGGCCGCGAGGCCGTGCTGCGGCTGCTGAAAGATGCCGACGTTCTCGTCTACAACGTCCGCCCGCAGGCGATGGCGCGGCTTCAGCTCGGCTACGACGTCGTCTCCAAGATCAATCCGCGCCTCGTCTATGCCGGCGTGTTCGGCTTCGGCCAGGACGGGCCCTATGCCGCAAAGCCCGCTTATGACGATCTGATCCAGGGCGCCACTGCGCTGCCGGCGCTGATGGCGCAGACCGGCGACGGCGTGCCGCGCTACGTGCCGAACGCGCTGGTCGACCGCATCGTCGGCCTTACCGCGGTCGGCGCGATCTGCGCCAGCCTCGTGCACCGCGACCGCACCGGCCGCGGCCAGCGCGTTGACATCCCGATGTTCGAGACCATGGCGGGCTTCGTCATGGGCGACCACATGGGCGGGCTCACCTATGAGCCGCCGCTCGACAAGGGCGGCTACGCCCGCCACCTCTCGCGCGACCGCAGGCCGTACAAGACCTCCGACGGCTATCTCAGCGTCATCGTCTACAACGACAAGCAGTGGGAGAATTTCTTCAACGCCACGGGACGCGACGATCTGCGCGCCAATCCCAAATTCGCGACCTTCGCCGGCCGTGCCGCCAATATCGACGTCGTCTACGCCGAGCTCGCCCGCATCTTCGAGACGCGCACGACCGCCGAGTGGATCGATCTTCTGACCAAGGCCGACGTGCCCGTGATGCCGATGCACGACCTCGCATCGATCCTGCATGATCCACATCTCGAGGCGACCGGCTTCTTCCCGGTCGTGACCCATCCGACCGAAGGCCCGATCCGCAGCATGAAGGTGACGGCAAGCTGGTCGGAGACCGAGGCCGAGCCGGTGCGGCTGGCGCCGCGGCTCAACGAGCACGGCGCGGAGATTCTGCGCGAGATCGGCTACTCCGCTGATGAGATCGCCGCGATGGTTCGCGACGGCGTGACGCGCTCGGCGCCGGAGTAG